In Populus alba chromosome 9, ASM523922v2, whole genome shotgun sequence, a genomic segment contains:
- the LOC118035151 gene encoding protein TRAUCO, with protein sequence MDSLQATYREEEEEEEEDQQQPNNSITNHSPPTPPPPPTITSSSSPIELEEHQNGTDPHQGDTEITPINNTTANQQPQQEDAFVSASESLSESDHPTTSNDTEKPTPKSPKIEDTEIEDDEDEEDPPPKKQKQLSSLTQKQEPPEPAATAEIENDNGASEFKKPTKITPTTTKKKKSKKKNNNNVWVTRSTRKGKKKTKPNPQNTPSEDTVLITPAPRFPDKSDDSPDLKICLSKVYKAEKVELSEDRLSAGSAKGYRMVRATRGVCEGAWYFEIKVVTLGETGHTRLGWSTEKGDLQAPVGYDGNSFGYRDIDGSKVHKALREKYGEEGYKEGDVIGFYINLPEGGLYTPKPAHLVWYKGQRYVCAPDAKEDPPKIVPGSEISFFRNGVCQGVAFKDLFGGCYYPAASMYTLPNQPNCAVKFNFGPDFEFFPEDFGGRQVPKPMIDVPYHGFDNRAENGVSDEKKH encoded by the exons ATGGATTCCCTTCAAGCCACCTAcagagaggaagaggaagaggaagaggaagaccAACAGCAACCCAACAACAGCATCACCAACCACAGTCCTCCcacccctcctcctcctcccacCATCACCAGTAGCAGCAGTCCTATTGAACTCGAAGAACACCAAAACGGCACAGACCCACATCAAGGCGACACTGAAATAACTCCAATTAACAACACGACAGCCAACCAACAACCTCAACAAGAGGACGCCTTTGTATCAGCCTCTGAATCTCTCTCCGAATCAGACCACCCGACAACTTCAAACGACACCGAGAAACCCACACCCAAATCTCCCAAAATTGAAGACACTGAAATTGAAgacgatgaagatgaagaagaccCACCTcctaaaaaacagaaacaactCTCCTCTTTAACACAGAAACAAGAGCCACCCGAACCAGCGGCAACTGCAGAAATCGAAAACGACAATGGAGCCAGCGAGTTCAAGAAACCAACCAAAATCAccccaacaacaacaaaaaaaaagaagtcgaagaaaaagaacaacaaTAATGTCTGGGTTACAAGATCCACACGCAaaggcaagaaaaaaacaaaaccaaacccgCAAAACACTCCATCAGAAGACACTGTCTTAATCACTCCAGCCCCAAGATTCCCTGACAAAAGCGACGACTCCCCAGACTTAAAAATCTGCTTATCTAAAGTATATAAAGCAGAGAAAGTCGAATTGAGCGAAGATAGATTGAGTGCAGGGAGTGCCAAGGGGTATAGAATGGTGAGAGCTACAAGAGGGGTATGTGAAGGAGCTTggtattttgaaattaaagtgGTTACTTTAGGAGAAACCGGACACACACGACTTGGGTGGTCTACGGAGAAAGGGGACTTACAGGCACCAGTTGGATATGATGGAAATAGTTTTGGGTATAGAGATATTGATGGGAGTAAAGTGCACAAGGCATTGAGGGAGAAATATGGCGAGGAAGGGTATAAAGAGGGGGATGTTATTgggttttatattaatttgccGGAGGGGGGTTTGTATACTCCTAAACCTGCTCATTTGGTTTGGTATAAAGGGCAGAGGTATGTTTGTGCCCCTGATGCTAAGGAAGATCCTCCCAAGATTGTTCCTg GAAGTGAGATATCTTTCTTCAGAAATGGAGTATGTCAAGGTGTTGCGTTCAAGGATTTATTTGGTGGCTGTTACTACCCCGCTGCTTCAATGTACACTCTCCCTAATCAGCCAAATTGTGCGGTCAAGTTTAACTTTGGCCCTGATTTTGAATTCTTTCCAGAGGATTTTGGAGGACGCCAAGTTCCCAAGCCTATGATTGATGTTCCTTATCACGGGTTTGACAACCGCGCTGAAAATGGTGTGAGCGATGAGAAGAAACATTAG